The window CGACCTCACGGCTGGCCGGCATCGTGATCGCGACCGGGAAGGTGGGCGGGGCCACCACATCGGCGTAGCCGAGCGCACGGGCCGCCTCGGGATCGTGATACTCCGCGTCGGTGGCGCCGATCGCGCGGGCGAACTCGCGAATCTTCTCGCGGCCGACCAGGTAGGGCTCGGTGGGCGGCCAGCTGCGGCCCACGAAGGATTGGTCCAGAGGCATGTCCACAAACTACCTGTCAGAGACCGCGAAGATATAGCACTACCAGTGCAAAAATATCTCACAGGCTGCACAAACAGCACCGCGCCGCCCGGACGAATCCGGACGGCGCGGTGTTGAGGATCTTGGCGGTACGCTCAGCGCGTCTCGCGGTGCAGGGTGTGCTTCCCGTCGCGGGGGCAGAACTTCTTCAGCTCCACGCGGTCCGGGTCGTTACGCCGGTTCTTCTTGGTGATGTAGTTCCGGTCCTTGCACTCCGTGCACGCCAGGGTGATCTTCGGACGGACGTCGGTCGCCTTGGCCACGGCGGGGTGCCTTCCTGCTAACGGTTTACTTACTGACGACGAACCAGCGTAGACGCTCGGTCCGCCGCTTCGCAAAGTGGTGCCCCAGGTTGGGGTTCCACAGGAAAGTAGCGGTGGCCGGACTTGAACCGGCGACACAGCGATTATGAGCCGCTTGCTCTGCCATCTGAGCTACACCGCCGAGCCAGGCTCACATGTCCAGCGCCAGGCAAGGCGGAACGAACCCGGTAGAGCCCCCTTACGGAATCGAACCGTAGACCTTCTCCTTACCATGGAGACGCTCTGCCGACTGAGCTAAGGGGGCTTGCCGCGTGCGATCAACCGCTTGATTGCGATCTCTCGCTTGCTGCAGGAGTAAGACTACACGGCCCTGGAGCGGGGGTGAAATCAGTACCCCCCTTCCCCTGAAATACCTGGTCAGATCACCGCTCGTAGCCTTCTGACCTCACCGGTCGGAGTGGACTCCGGCTCGGTCTGAGCGTTCAGCCAGGCCTCCAGCCGCTCGAACGGAAGCGGCCGGCTGAACAGGTAACCCTGGCCGATCTCGCAGCCCATCTCCTCCAGCAGCTCCAGGGTGAGCTCGCTCTCCACGCCCTCGGCCACCACGGTGAGACCGAACTCGCGGGAGAGCCCGATCACCGCCCGGACGATCGCCAGGTCACCGGAGTCGGTCGCCATCCCCTGCACGAAGCTGTCGTCGATCTTCACCTCGTGCACCGGCCACTGCCGCAGATAGGCCAGCGAGGAGGCGCCGGTGCCGAAGTCGTCGACACTCAGTCGGACACCCAGGTCACGTAGCCGGTAGAGGGACGGCAGGACCCGCTCGATGTCGCTGAGCATGCCCGGCTCGGAGATCTCGAAAGTGACCAGCCCCGGATCCACCCGATGCTCCTCCAGCAGCTCCCGGACCAGCTCGGGGAAGCGGGAGTCCAGCAGGATCCGGGCCGACAGGTTCACCGCTATCGCGAACGGCCGCTCCGCGTCGGCCCACGCCCGGCATCTGCGTAAACCGGCCACCAGCACCGAC of the Actinoplanes sichuanensis genome contains:
- the rpmG gene encoding 50S ribosomal protein L33, with amino-acid sequence MAKATDVRPKITLACTECKDRNYITKKNRRNDPDRVELKKFCPRDGKHTLHRETR